A stretch of Chelmon rostratus isolate fCheRos1 chromosome 18, fCheRos1.pri, whole genome shotgun sequence DNA encodes these proteins:
- the LOC121621808 gene encoding apolipoprotein B-100-like, with amino-acid sequence MGGTKICLLLLLGTYALAQQDVASVDEQSPVCFLAKRFKNFRRFVYDYEAETFNGVNGATDNKSGPRVSCKVEVDVPQTCSFILRTTECSLSEISGVDTEGNPVYRPAAGAQAFRAAMAKNPLKIAVEGQTHVKLYPEDDEPVNILNIKRGIVSALIVPVMEEERNKEMATVHGVCPTDFTVNAREDIATDVTVSRDLSRCDSFFARRQETSPLALITGMNYPLSKMISSTQTCNYKFDNQKKHMTSGVCTEKHIFLPLSHQNEYGISTMVKQTVTLRETAKINDRIFDSNEDNLKFLSMDVADDKSPVQTKDAAIATMQQLKTLSQTTQGEERASLFHKLVSELRGLKADMLGSAAVEMMDMSSSLTWQALAQCGTPECTSAMLKVLRTFDEAALEVDAAVYALGLLPNPSRLMVKDMLAMAQYKQSKPIMYALSNVVRKLYEVEGVTAEITAVSEFMASLLGADCAGDKDLTFLTLRVVGNMGDAMEAADPAIKSILLKCMRQPTTTLSVQLAAIQAFRRMSVTDEVRSNLQRVSQYPKGAVQKRLAAYLILMRNPQDSDIDMVKKLIKQEQNTQVKSFVTSHVYNIISSTDSETKKLGMKIMDALQDTEVTTHNDYTTKSGSYKMGVAHENMQANIQGNVIFDPSSQLPREMLLETTLKAFGFNLNIWEVGMQGRGFEPAVDALFGKNGFFPDTLCKALYWAVDKVPQLEMLVPTPESEGRKVPENLVREIVRNFNKLVKDLQSQESPEAMAYLRIMGAELGYIKGSELKFIADNAMMYADILMRIIPKTVMGNLMSGTDNEIFAHYIFMDNKFIMPTASGLPLTFALSGTFTPGAKGGLRIDQNMKELLFMPSVGVEFVTKMGVHVPEFIVSTVEMHTNMYHESTLNAKISMEENQVKLSIPAPQGTTKLFRISNKVLIVGAGQPSMIPHTEGEASCRPLFSGVRYCTKTLHARAGDKNAVPYFPLNGETMFAVDIKPTKEVSEYTATIAYKLLSEGKDGRQKVDSLKMTLKAEGAQPTEATATMKYNRNRNIFTTQVEIPDFDVEAGVKVGMTDSSAKGKVITLEISNKNVPQLSLIGRAKLQAMTDGMLQVQLVVPSLRTDAAITATMSKTDRLTMEIKSDVKLPETSSVQAVTFKYGEDQAEVQLMSKMNADTKILVPYTEALQAWLRQVVEDVMDQQVVKTDMKLRHVLTKAVEASNIWMDKLTTDVPYIETLRNKMENVEMPSMPENLFMNLESTFKYQFNLERLTISIPLPLGGKSSEELRIPPVVTSPRISVPQLGMDFASQEIQVPTFTIPSEYDLILPLMGMVEVSAKVNSNYYNWEATVSAGNNTSDSPSYLAMFNILADSPIKLLSFSTEGTTKITDTAEKTMKLTIDGSMKHMLINTGFNVLETIAVTDNVMSTGRYNIYAIAPVGLETSVTITTQVVLDSNSLSGDINTDGSLSVGPMTASTTYLHTFSVEPAKKEARLESTLRVNSEMLKVANKIKASFANEELLIESNTNMNSDPIKHTTKMSIKYKDVKLTIQSDSVTKADERMLRSQMEFSASDGQASLRIENQADDTENRAYSLLTGSMNPNGLEMNADASLNIFSSLASHKATLALNMNGLTTSCTTTAQHSPMTFENVFHGGVDTAGATMSLTTKGAIKENKVELSVDGKIASTEVYLNGVFKGNLFDINTRNRVNLRVNEDGLTLSNNIVGSLKEMRTENTHSLSLSLKSFTLRSKTDNFLDKRNSYTHDITVNMERFTASVIVKNDLKIMEINFVNDAQFKAEPYNMELTGTMMGVFSEEELKHTYELKFVDMVLSAKCNTNGKLLGTHMTHTTDVEVAGLNMKFNNVANFNSPSLRLDSTVKTVAAPFTLNIDAIFNSDGEVYLYGRQSGELYSKFLLKAEPMLFTHSFEYRASTTHELEGRPTIKTNMENKFNSMLSLQEQSVTLKVTSKVNEHTFDQGMSAYNNAERMGIEMTGAASTPLFSDASEDYTISGFVKYDKNSDSHFVQIPFIEHLPTVIENVKTTMMMLMDQSIEMLKDINTRYEISAKFQNKVSELKEVIDNFDFNLFVQDLRKFLNSMENFMTNLTAKFPADKVMNVLKSVKDAIMAWIKKHNIAKNFNVIYAKVEEILSSYEIEKMIGTIMDEVVKIMKQYQVREKIQSAFAALRAIDIQPLLKRVMVPVQELVNELYSFDFGQLIDDMSDYFMRLVQKIRSFDYDTFTMELKEKVADMSKIPSFGKLYGEFRVTSPHYTLRTTADLENTTTTSVTPEFKMNLISQATSTLKVLDFTVDASAHFAAPEMRRLSISENIKVDQSSFTLDHKGRMILHGLSAHTSAETTANVKTELYVAELINSAVFGVENGVSATVDTSYKHDLNMPPLNIFSEASMNQKTVFLLGDGTAQLTINNLGNGKYAVQDFSDEATHKSDMDVVMDLHTAKVTFTGATGSSNFKMNHNVVADICIFRHVTIDAKVETETPVMKGSVAEVKFQAKAEDMKVDFVASHNAELAGQVEGTLSSSVLASVTPSELVFDTKNKGNAKVALPFSLSGKMDLQNDISFTLNSDVQQASWTGLGRFNQYKYSHYFSMDNGDREISIFSQITGEADLDVLKEPITIPEITVPFVGMKTPRVEDFSLWEDTGLSYLLITTQQTFDMNSKMKYMKNPEMITIELDVDPVIDVINANVRTLHKKVLIGKDKAAAMLAASYDKAKAEYEKYSIELPKTITVPAYRVPVMNVEVSTFTIPLPDFSLITMPAFHVPSALGKLTLPKITLPRIQNIKIPVMGDLTHEFSMKTPMITLKSDASILNQDSFIIKLDASSSSEFDFLTGTIVGNTNMNTVGGFKMTSALSAKHAMLEGNHDSRIILGYENVDTSIINSAKVNLPDFTMEIYQEITGNPEEGLVVSMSTPSAGLIAVQMQTKRPAQVKARLYGHYPSEPTTDIDILGLKMSVVNSEKLNLQATWNMEMPYEMMLRLKKQVPTAMEIVYDPAVRTYNEVYRHARSLEGSFERAREQGKVMFKRAVDNLASVNPSSVMTIVTDNTIFVLKEYQKKVEMVFDAVVKFLRETRFQIPGYEQRLSGLEVYQKFSAFVADVSEEAVQKIPEYFANMFTAVIDYFNTIEFTLPGSNYVVRGTEILDDLLVALRKIQDQVIVTVRKLGDIQLEDIINKFSAFMQFTIKQTEKFLQTLKSQNVERFSTFVSDVYNDAINSQVLADVARQVEDVRRIVMEYLTAVRAKLQDILAGMSSEQLKADIQSWIDLLLKRVNAFQNNVIKTLKEKSKKVEPFVRVGDRQMDVDIPLPFVAKFN; translated from the exons AGCAAGATGTGGCAAGTGTTGATGAACAGTCTCCAGTTTGCTTTT TGGCCAAAAGATTTAAGAACTTCAGGCGGTTTGTGTACGACTATGAAGCTGAGACCTTTAATGGTGTGAATGGAGCAACGGACAACAAGAGCGGCCCCAGAGTCTCCTGCAAA GTTGAGGTTGACGTGCCCCAGACCTGTAGCTTCATCCTCCGCACAACAGAATGCTCTCTGAGCGAGATTTCTGGTGTGGATACAGAGGGGAACCCAGTGTaccgtcctgctgctggagctcaggCTTTCAGAGCTGCCATGGCCAA GAACCCACTGAAGATCGCAGTTGAAGGACAGACTCATGTCAAACTCTACCCTGAGGATGATGAGCCTGTCAACATCCTGAACATCAAGAGGGGAATTGTCTCTGCTCTCATCGTGCCAGTcatggaagaggagaggaacaaaGAAATG GCCACCGTGCATGGAGTGTGCCCCACCGACTTCACTGTTAATGCCAGGGAAGACATCGCCACCGATGTGACTGTCAGCAGGGATCTTTCCAGATGTGACTCGTTCTTTGCCCGCAGGCAGGAAACCAGTCCACTGGCCCTCATCACTGGCATG AACTACCCTCTGTCCAAGATGATTAGCAGCACTCAGACTTGCAACTACAAGTTTGACAACCAGAAGAAGCACATGACCAGTGGAGtctgcacagagaaacacatcTTCCTGCCCCTCTCCCACCA GAATGAATATGGAATTTCTACTATGGTGAAGCAGACTGTGACTCTCAGAGAGACCGCCAAGATCAACGACAGAATCTTTGACAGCA ATGAGGACAACCTCAAGTTCCTGTCCATGGATGTTGCTGACGACAAGTCCCCTGTGCAGACCAAGGACGCTGCCATTGCCACAATGCAGCAGCTCAAAACCCTGTCACAGACCACTCAGGGCGAGGAGCGTGCCAGCCTCTTCCACAAGCTGGTGTCTGAGCTGCGTGGCCTGAAGGCTGACATGCTGggatctgctgctgttgagATGATGGACATGTCCAGCTCTCTGACATGGCAAGCTCTGGCTCAGTGCGGCACCCCGGAGTGCACCAGCGCCATGCTGAAGGTTCTCAGGACCTTTGACGAGGCTGCTCTTGAGGTTGATGCTGCTGTTTACGCCCTGGGACTGCTGCCTAACCCCTCCCGCCTCATGGTGAAAGACATGCTGGCAATGGCTCAGTACAAGCAGAGCAAACCCATCATGTATGCTCTGAGCAATGTTGTCAGGAA ACTGTATGAGGTTGAGGGCGTCACCGCTGAGATCACTGCTGTCTCTGAGTTCATGGCTTCTCTCCTGGGCGCAGACTGTGCTGGTGACAAAGATCTGACCTTCCTGACCTTGAGG GTTGTTGGCAACATGGGAGATGCAATGGAGGCTGCTGATCCTGCTATAAAGAGCATCCTGCTGAAGTGCATGAGACAGCCCACAACCACACTGTCTGTGCAGCTGGCCGCCATCCAGGCTTTCAGACGCATGTCTGTGACGGATGAG GTTCGTTCTAACCTCCAGAGGGTCAGCCAGTACCCCAAGGGTGCTGTGCAGAAGCGCCTGGCAGCTTACCTGATCCTGATGAGGAATCCCCAGGACAGTGACATTGACATGGTGAAGAAGCTGATTAAGCAGGAGCAGAACACACAGGTCAAGTCCTTCGTGACCTCCCACGTCTACAACATCATTTCCTCCACTGACTCAGAGACCAAGAA GCTTGGTATGAAGATAATGGACGCTCTGCAGGACACTGAGGTCACCACACACAACGACTACACCACAAAGTCTGGCAGCTACAAGATGGGCGTGGCACATGAGAACATGCAGGCCAACATTCAGGGCAATGTCATCTTTGATCCCAGTAGCCAGCTGCCAAGGGAGATGTTGCTGGAAACTACCCTGAAAGCTTTTGGTTTCAACCTGAATATTTGGGAG GTTGGCATGCAAGGAAGGGGCTTCGAGCCAGCCGTTGATGCTCTGTTTGGAAAGAATGGGTTCTTCCCTGACACTTTGTGCAAGGCTCTGTACTGGGCTGTGGACAAGGTACCACAGCTGGAGATGTTGGTTCCTACCCCAGAATCAGAAGGAAGGAAG GTTCCTGAAAATCTTGTGAGAGAGATTGTCCGCAACTTCAACAAGCTGGTGAAAGATCTGCAGAGTCAGGAGTCCCCAGAGGCCATGGCCTACCTGAGGATCATGGGAGCTGAGCTTGGCTACATCAAGGGCAGCGAACTGAAGTTTATTGCTGATAACGCAATGATGTATGCAGATATTTTGATGAGGATCATTCCTAAGACG GTCATGGGTAACCTGATGTCCGGCACTGACAATGAGATCTTTGCCCATTACATCTTCATGGACAACAAATTCATCATGCCAACAGCATCTGGCTTGCCTCTGACATTTGCTCTGTCTGGCACCTTCACTCCTGGTGCAAAGGGAGGCCTTCGCATTGATCAAAACATG aAGGAGCTTTTGTTCATGCCCTCTGTTGGAGTTGAGTTTGTGACTAAGATGGGAGTCCATGTCCCTGAATTCATTGTGTCCACTGTTGAGATGCACACCAACATGTACCACGAGAGCACCCTCAATGCCAAGATCAGTATGGAGGAGAATCAGGTCAAGCTTTCCATCCCTGCCCCACAGGGCACCACAAAGCTCTTCAGAATCAG CAATAAAGTGCTGATTGTGGGCGCTGGTCAGCCTTCAATGATCCCACACACAGAGGGTGAAGCAAGCTGCAGACCTCTCTTCTCTGGAGTCAGATACTGCACCAAAACACTTCATGCTCGCGCTGGTGATAAGAATGCTGTTCCTTACTTCCCCCTGAATGGAGAAACTAT GTTTGCAGTGGACATCAAGCCCACAAAAGAGGTCTCTGAGTACACAGCCACCATTGCCTACAAACTCCTCAGCGAAGGAAAGGACGGTCGCCAGAAGGTTGATTCTTTGAAGATGACCCTGAAAGCTGAGG GTGCTCAGCCTACTGAGGCTACAGCCACCATGAAATACAACAGGAACAGGAATATCTTCACCACCCAAGTCGAGATACCTGACTTTGATGTTGAGGCCGGCGTTAAGGTTGGCATGACTGACAGCAGTGCCAAAGGCAAAGTCATCACCCTTGAGATCTCCAACAAGAACGTTCCCCAGCTCTCTCTGATTGGCCGTGCCAA GCTTCAGGCCATGACTGATGGCATGCTGCAGGTCCAGCTGGTAGTCCCCTCACTCAGAACTGATGCCGCCATCACTGCTACCATGAGCAAAACTGACAGGCTCACCATGGAGATCAAAAGTGATGTCAAGCTCCCAGAGACCTCCTCCGTTCAGGCAGTCACATTCAAATATg GTGAAGACCAGGCTGAGGTTCAACTGATGTCCAAAATGAATGCTGATACTAAGATCCTCGTGCCATACACTGAGGCACTCCAGGCCTGGCTCAGACAGGTTGTGGAAGATGTGATGGACCAGCAGGTTGTCAAGACTGACATGAAACTCCGTCATGTTCTTACAAAGGCAGTTGAG GCCAGCAATATCTGGATGGACAAGCTAACAACTGATGTTCCGTATATTGAGACTCTGAggaacaaaatggaaaatgtggaaATGCCCTCCATGCCTGAAAACCTATTCATGAACCT TGAAAGCACATTCAAGTACCAGTTCAACCTGGAACGTTTGACCATCAGTATTCCTCTGCCTCTTGGAGGCAAATCATCTGAGGAGCTGAGGATACCCCCTGTGGTCACCTCCCCACGCATCTCTGTGCCTCAGCTGGGCATGGATTTTGCTTCGCAGGAGATCCAGGTCCCCACTTTTACCATCCCTTCTGAATATGATCTCATCCTGCCTCTGATGGGAATGGTGGAAGTATCTGCCAAGGTCAACAGCAACTATTATAATTGGGAGGCAACGGTGTCTGCTGGTAACAATACTTCAGATTCTCCTAGCTACTTGGCCATGTTCAACATCCTGGCTGACAGTCCAATTAAGCTTCTCTCCTTCTCTACCGAGG ggACAACAAAGatcacagacacagcagagaaaactaTGAAATTGACCATTGACGGTTCCATGAAACACATGCTCATTAACACAGGTTTTAATGTGCTGGAAACCATTGCTGTCACAGACAATGTGATGTCAACAGGAAGGTACAACATCTATGCCATCGCCCCTGTGGGTTTGGAGACTTCTGTGACTATTACAACCCAGGTTGTCCTAGACTCAAACTCCCTCTCTGGAGATATCAACACAGATGGAAGTCTGTCTGTTGGACCCATGACTGCTAGCACCACCTACCTCCACACCTTCTCTGTTGAGCCAGCAAAGAAGGAAGCAAGATTGGAGAGTACACTGAGGGTGAACTCTGAAATGCTGAAGGTTGCAAACAAGATCAAGGCATCGTTTGCAAATGAAGAACTTCTGATTGAGTCAAACACCAACATGAACAGTGACCCCATCAAGCACACCACCAAAATGAGCATTAAATACAAGGATGTCAAGCTTACCATCCAGTCTGACTCCGTGACCAAGGCTGATGAGCGAATGCTTCGTAGCCAGATGGAGTTCTCTGCCTCTGATGGACAGGCCAGCCTCAGGATAGAGAATCAAGCTGATGACACAGAGAACCGTGCCTACTCTTTGCTCACTGGGTCCATGAACCCCAACGGCTTAGAGATGAATGCTGATGCCTCCTTGAACATCTTTTCAAGCCTTGCCTCTCATAAGGCAACTTTGGCCCTGAACATGAATGGCCTGACCACCAGCTGTACAACAACTGCTCAGCACAGCCCAATGACCTTTGAGAATGTTTTCCATGGTGGAGTTGATACTGCTGGTGCCACCATGTCTCTCACCACTAAGGGAGCCATTAAAGAGAACAAAGTTGAGCTCAGTGTTGATGGAAAGATTGCAAGCACAGAAGTGTATCTCAATGGTGTCTTTAAGGGTAACCTCTTTGACATCAACACCAGGAACAGAGTGAACCTCAGGGTGAATGAAGATGGCTTGACCCTCTCCAACAACATAGTTGGATCTCTCAAAGAGATGAGGACCGAAAACacccactcactctctctttctctgaaatCTTTTACCCTGCGCTCCAAGACTGACAACTTCCTTGACAAGAGAAACTCCTACACGCATGACATCACAGTTAACATGGAGCGTTTTACTGCCTCGGTTATTGTGAAGAATGACCTGAAGATCATGGAGATTAACTTTGTAAATGATGCCCAGTTCAAGGCAGAGCCCTACAACATGGAACTGACTGGAACAATGATGGGAGTCTTTTCAGAGGAAGAGCTCAAGCACACTTACGAACTCAAGTTTGTTGACATGGTCCTGTCTGCAAAGTGCAATACCAACGGTAAACTCCTGGGAACTCACATGACACATACCACCGATGTGGAGGTCGCTGGTCTGAACATGAAGTTCAACAATGTGGCTAACTTCAACTCACCATCTCTTCGTCTGGACAGCACAGTCAAAACTGTTGCTGCACCCTTCACTCTGAACATTGATGCCATTTTCAACTCCGATGGTGAAGTGTATCTGTATGGACGGCAGAGTGGCGAACTATACAGCAAATTCCTTCTGAAAGCAGAGCCCATGCTcttcacacattcatttgaGTACAGAGCCTCAACCACCCATGAACTGGAAGGCAGACCCACCATCAAGACCAACATGGAAAACAAGTTCAACAGCATGCTGAGCCTCCAAGAGCAAAGTGTCACACTGAAGGTGACATCCAAAGTAAACGAGCACACTTTTGATCAAGGAATGAGCGCCTATAACAATGCAGAGAGAATGGGTATTGAGATGACAGGAGCTGCCTCAACTCCCCTTTTCAGTGATGCCAGTGAAGATTACACCATCTCTGGATTtgtgaaatatgacaaaaacagtgacagCCATTTTGTCCAAATCCCATTCATTGAGCATCTGCCTACAGTTATTGAAAATGTAAAGACCacaatgatgatgctgatggaCCAAAGCATTGAGATGCTGAAAGACATCAACACCAGGTATGAGATCAGTGCCAAGTTTCAGAACAAAGTGTCAGAACTGAAGGAGGTCATAGACAACTTTGATTTCAACCTCTTTGTCCAAGACCTGAGAAAGTTCCTCAACTCAATGGAAAACTTTATGACCAACCTGACAGCCAAGTTCCCAGCTGACAAAGTCATGAATGTGTTGAAATCAGTGAAGGACGCTATCATGGCTTGGATCAAGAAGCATAACATTGCTAAGAATTTCAATGTAATTTATGCCAAAGTAGAGGAGATCCTCTCCAGCTATGAGATTGAGAAAATGATTGGCACCATCATGGATGAGGTTGTTAAAATTATGAAGCAGTATCAGGTGAGGGAAAAGATTCAGTCTGCATTCGCTGCACTCCGGGCAATTGACATTCAGCCTTTGCTCAAAAGAGTCATGGTACCTGTTCAGGAGCTTGTGAATGAATTGTATTCCTTTGACTTTGGACAGCTGATTGATGACATGAGTGACTATTTCATGAGACTGGTCCAGAAAATTAGATCTTTTGATTATGACACATTCACAATGGAGTTGAAAGAGAAAGTGGCAGATATGAGCAAGATTCCCTCTTTTGGAAAACTCTACGGGGAATTCAGAGTCACCTCACCTCATTACACACTCAGGACCACCGCTGACCTGGAGAACACCACAACTACATCAGTCACACCAGAATTCAAAATGAACCTTATCTCACAGGCTACATCTACTTTGAAAGTCCTTGACTTCACTGTGGATGCCAGTGCTCATTTTGCTGCGCCTGAGATGAGACGTCTGTCCATTTCTGAGAACATCAAAGTTGACCAGTCAAGTTTTACACTTGACCACAAGGGAAGAATGATTCTCCATGGCCTGTCAGCTCACACTTCTGCTGAAACTACTGCAAATGTCAAAACCGAGCTCTATGTTGCAGAACTTATCAATTCTGCAGTCTTTGGCGTGGAAAATGGAGTTTCCGCCACTGTAGATACAAGCTACAAACATGACCTCAACATGCCACCCCTCAACATCTTCAGTGAAGCATCAATGAATCAAAagactgttttcctgcttgGGGATGGCACTGCCCAGCTGACAATTAACAATCTGGGCAATGGAAAATATGCAGTTCAGGACTTCTCAGATGAGGCAACGCACAAGAGTGACATGGATGTGGTCATGGATCTCCACACAGCCAAAGTGACTTTCACTGGAGCAACAGGCAGCAGCAACTTCAAAATGAATCACAATGTGGTTGCCGATATATGCATTTTCCGCCATGTAACTATTGATGCCAAGGTTGAGACAGAAACGCCTGTCATGAAAGGCAGTGTTGCAGAAGTCAAGTTCCAGGCTAAGGCTGAAGACATGAAAGTTGATTTTGTTGCCTCTCACAATGCAGAGCTAGCTGGACAGGTTGAGGGAACTCTCTCAAGCTCTGTGCTCGCTTCAGTCACACCTAGTGAGCTTGTGTTTGACACCAAGAACAAGGGAAATGCCAAGGTTGCCCTTCCTTTCAGTCTGTCTGGTAAGATGGATCTCCAGAATGACATATCTTTTACCCTGAACTCTGATGTACAACAAGCTAGCTGGACAGGTCTGGGTAGATTCAACCAGTACAAATACTCCCACTACTTCAGCATGGATAATGGTGACAGAGAAATTAGCATATTTTCCCAGATTACTGGAGAAGCAGATCTGGATGTACTGAAGGAGCCTATCACCATTCCTGAAATAACTGTGCCATTTGTTGGGATGAAGACACCAAGAGTGGAAGACTTTTCACTCTGGGAAGACACTGGCCTGAGCTATCTCCTGATCACAACTCAGCAGACATTTGATATGAATTCCAAGATGAAGTACATGAAGAACCCTGAGATGATCACCATTGAACTTGATGTGGATCCAGTCATCGATGTCATCAATGCCAATGTCAGGACTCTGCACAAGAAAGTACTCATTGGCAAGGATAAGGCCGCTGCCATGCTGGCTGCATCTTATGACAAGGCAAAGGcagaatatgaaaaatacagcATTGAGTTGCCCAAAACCATCACAGTCCCTGCCTACAGAGTTCCAGTGATGAATGTCGAGGTGTCCACATTCACCATTCCCCTGCCTGACTTCAGTCTCATCACAATGCCTGCTTTTCATGTTCCATCTGCCCTCGGCAAGCTCACTCTTCCAAAAATCACTCTGCCCAGAATTCAAAACATCAAGATCCCTGTAATGGGTGATCTGACCCATGAGTTCTCCATGAAAACACCAATGATCACACTCAAATCTGATGCCAGCATCCTCAACCAGGACAGCTTCATCATCAAACTTGATGCGTCCTCATCCTCTGAATTTGACTTTCTGACAGGAACTATTGTGGGCAACACCAACATGAACACAGTCGGCGGATTTAAAATGACCTCTGCGCTCTCTGCAAAACATGCAATGCTAGAGGGAAACCATGACAGCCGCATCATCTTAGGCTATGAAAATGTGGATACCTCCATTATCAATTCAGCAAAGGTCAATCTTCCTGACTTTACTATGGAAATCTATCAGGAGATTACTGGAAATCCAGAGGAAGGCCTTGTTGTCTCTATGTCCACTCCATCTGCAGGACTCATCGCTGTTCAGATGCAGACTAAGCGCCCAGCACAAGTAAAAGCAAGACTCTATGGTCATTACCCG TCTGAGCCAACAACAGACATTGATATCTTGGGTCTGAAGATGTCTGTGGTGAACTCTGAGAAGCTGAACCTTCAGGCAACCTGGAACATGGAGATGCCATATGAGATGATGCTGCGGTTGAAGAAACAGGTGCCCACAGCCATGGAAATTGTGTATGATCCTGCTGTCAGGACATATAACGAAGTCTACAGACATGCTAGAAGCCTTGAGGGTTCTTTTGAGCGGGCTAGAGAGCAGGGTAAAGTGATGTTCAAGAGGGCCGTTGACAACCTTGCATCAGTAAATCCTTCCAGTGTTATGACAATTGTCACAGACAATACTATTTTTGTCCTCAAGGAGTACCAAAAGAAAGTTGAAATGGTTTTTGATGCTGTTGTTAAATTCCTGAGAGAGACCAGGTTCCAGATCCCTGGGTATGAACAGAGACTGTCTGGGCTAGAGGTCTACCAGAAGTTCAGTGCTTTTGTTGCAGATGTATCTGAGGAGGCTGTTCAAAAGATTCCAGAGTACTTTGCCAACATGTTTACAGCAGTCATTGATTATTTCAATACCATTGAATTCACCCTTCCTGGCTCTAACTATGTTGTCAGAGGAACAGAAATTCTTGATGATTTGCTTGTAGCTTTGAGGAAAATTCAGGATCAAGTGATAGTCACTGTGAGGAAACTTGGGGATATCCAGCTGGAAGATATCATTAACAAATTCTCTGCATTCATGCAGTTTACCATTAAGCAAACTGAGAAGTTTCTTCAAACCCTAAAATCTCAGAATGTAGAGAGGTTCTCCACCTTTGTGTCTGATGTATACAATGATGCCATCAATTCCCAGGTCCTGGCTGATGTTGCCAGGCAGGTTGAAGACGTCCGCAGAATTGTTATGGAATATCTAACAGCTGTGAGAGCCAAACTCCAGGATATTTTGGCTGGCATGTCTAGTGAACAGCTTAAAGCTGACATCCAGTCCTGGATTGACTTACTGCTAAAACGTGTGAATGCTTTCCAAAACAATGTCATTAAGACCCTTAaggagaaaagcaaaaaagttgAACCATTTGTGAGAGtaggtgacagacagatggatgttGACATTCCTTTACCATTTGTTGCCAAATTCAACTAA
- the LOC121621811 gene encoding rho-related GTP-binding protein RhoB-like, whose product MADIRKKLVVVGDGACGKTCLLILFSKDEFPEVYVPTVFETYVADIEVDNKQVQLALWDTAGQEDYDRLRPLSYPDTDVILMCFSVDSPDSLENIPEKWVPEVKHFCPNVPIILVANKKDLRNDENVKNELSRLKLEPVKAEDGRAMAMRIGAYDYLECSAKTKEGIWEVFETATRAALQKPKTPSGSCLKCCVLM is encoded by the coding sequence ATGGCAGACATACGCAAGAAACTTGTCGTGGTGGGGGACGGCGCATGTGGGAAGACATGTTTACTGATTCTGTTCAGCAAAGACGAGTTTCCTGAGGTGTATGTCCCGACTGTGTTTGAGACATATGTCGCGGACATAGAAGTGGACAACAAGCAAGTCCAGCTAGCTCTGTGGGACACAGCTGGACAGGAAGACTACGACCGGCTGCGCCCCCTCTCCTATCCGGACACCGATGTCATTCTGATGTGCTTCTCCGTGGACAGCCCGGACTCGTTGGAAAACATCCCTGAAAAGTGGGTCCCCGAAGTCAAACACTTTTGCCCGAATGTACCCATCATACTAGTGGCCAACAAGAAAGATCTGCGCAACGACGAGAACGTAAAGAACGAGCTGTCCCGGCTGAAGCTGGAGCCAGTGAAGGCAGAGGATGGCCGGGCCATGGCCATGCGCATTGGCGCATATGACTATTTGGAGTGTTCTGCCAAAACCAAGGAGGGGATCTGGGAGGTGTTCGAAACAGCAACACGGGCGGCCTTGCAAAAGCCAAAAACACCATCAGGAAGTTGTCTCaaatgctgtgttttgatgtga